The Coprothermobacter sp. genome has a segment encoding these proteins:
- a CDS encoding GlsB/YeaQ/YmgE family stress response membrane protein: MPSWLWWIVIGIAAGWIAGQVMKGSGYGLLGDLVIGAIGGYIGGYVFGLLRIPSSGLWGALITAVVGAILLIAVVRAIRGGRR, translated from the coding sequence ATGCCAAGTTGGCTCTGGTGGATTGTTATCGGTATTGCGGCAGGTTGGATTGCGGGTCAAGTCATGAAAGGCAGCGGTTATGGCTTGCTCGGTGATTTGGTCATCGGTGCGATCGGCGGCTACATCGGCGGATACGTGTTCGGGTTGCTGAGAATTCCAAGCAGCGGATTGTGGGGAGCCCTGATTACGGCAGTGGTGGGCGCGATATTACTGATCGCCGTGGTGCGGGCCATAAGGGGCGGAAGGAGATAA
- a CDS encoding 50S ribosomal protein L7/L12: MTKEEILSAIESMTVLDLADLVKMIEEKFGVSAAAPVAVAVAAPAAVAEVKTEFDVILKTVGEKKIEVIKVVREITGLGLKESKDVVDGAPKPVKEHIPEKEANEIKAKLEAAGATVEVK; this comes from the coding sequence ATGACCAAAGAAGAAATCCTTTCAGCTATCGAGAGTATGACCGTTCTTGACCTTGCTGATCTCGTTAAGATGATCGAAGAGAAGTTCGGTGTTTCGGCTGCTGCCCCAGTTGCTGTTGCTGTTGCTGCCCCAGCCGCCGTTGCCGAAGTCAAGACTGAGTTTGACGTTATCCTCAAGACCGTTGGCGAGAAGAAGATCGAGGTCATCAAGGTTGTCCGCGAGATCACCGGCCTCGGCCTCAAGGAGTCCAAGGATGTCGTCGATGGTGCTCCGAAGCCCGTCAAGGAGCACATTCCCGAGAAGGAAGCCAACGAAATCAAGGCCAAGCTCGAGGCTGCAGGCGCTACTGTCGAGGTTAAGTAG